In the Streptomyces sp. SJL17-4 genome, TCGCACTGCTCGCCCGCAGCCGTCGGGTCCTCGGGCACCTCCTGGACCGGGCGGACTCCGAGCTGTCGCACACCCGGGCGCGGGTCCGGGCGCTGTCGCCCGCCGCGACGATGGAGCGGGGGTACGCGGTGCTCCAGCGGGCCGACGGCTCGGTGGTCCGCTCCCCCGAGGAGGTCGCGGCGGGCGAGGAGCTGCGTGCCCGGGTCGCGGAGGGCGAGTTCGCGGTACGGCGCGTGGCCGACCCGGCCTGAGCGGGACCACGCAAGACGCATAAGAACCGGTTACGGAGGGTGGAGCAGCACATGGCAGCGGGAACGGGTACGGACGAGGCGGCGCTCGGGTACGAGCAGGCGCGGGACGAGCTGATCGAGGTCGTTCGGCGGCTCGAAGCGGGCGGAACGTCCCTGGAGGAGTCCCTCGCGCTCTGGGAGCGCGGCGAGGAGCTGGCGAAGGTCTGCCGGCGCCGCCTCGAAGGGGCGCGGGCCCGACTGGACGCCTCGCTCGCCGCCGAGCGTGCGGCGGAGGAGGCGGAGGGCGCCTCGGGCGGCGACGACGGGGACGCCTAGCCCCCGCGCGGTCCGCACGGGCCGCACGGGCCGCCGGTCCGCACGGGCCGCCGGTCCGCCACGGGCCGCCCGCGCCGCCGCCGTGCGGCGACTCATCGGGGCGGCGTAGACTGGCGAGTGAAGCGGATCACTATCCGGATGGATTGGTTGAACTTTCACCAATCCTCGGCGTACTGTCGAGGACATCGCTTGAACCCCGTACGAGCGAACCCCCTTTGCAGTCCGGAAGGTACGCAGCATGTCTCTCGCCCTTGACGCCGCCGCTCAGGATCTCCTTTTCCGTGAGGCCCGCACCGCCAACACGTTCACCGACGAGCCGGTGACCGACGAGCAGGTCCAGGCGATCTACGACCTGGTGAAGTACGGCCCGACCGCCTTCAACCAGACCCCGCTGCGCATCACCCTGGTCCGCTCCCCCGAGGCCCGCGAGCGCCTGGTCAAGCACATGGCCGAGGGCAACCAGCCCAAGACCGCCGCCGCCCCGCTCGTCGCGATCCTCTCGGCCGACAACGAGTTCCACGAGGAGCTCCCGGCCCTGCTTCCGCACTTCCCGCAGGCCAAGGACATGTTCTTCGCCGAGCGTCCGGTCCGCGAGCAGTCCGCCGTCCTGAACGCCGCCCTCCAGGCCGCGTACTTCATCGTGGGCGTCCGCGCCGCCGGCCTGGCCGCCGGCCCGATGACCGGCCTGGACTTCGCCGGCGTCCAGAAGGAGTTCCTGGACGCCGACCACACCCCGCTGATGGTCATCAACATCGGCAAGCCGGGCGAGGACGCCTGGTTCCCGCGCTCCCCGCGCCTCTCCTTCGACGAGGTCGTCACCACCGTCTGAGTCCGCTGACGCGACAATGACGCGAAGAAGGCCCCGCACTCCATGAGTGCGGGGCCTTCTTCGCGTTCTCCGCGGTTTCGCGTTCCCCACGGCTCGGACTCCGCGACTCGGACTCCGCGGTTCGGACTCCGCGGCTCAGACCTTCTTCGACTGGAGCGAGCCCACCATCTCGGTGAGCCGCTCGAACGACGCCGTGCCGGTCACCACCGTCGTCGCCCCGCCGTCCACCCGGACGAGCGCGTCGTACTTCGGGCCCTCCCAGCGCTGCCAGACCTGGCCCGCCACCGTCTCGGTCCTCCCGGTGTTCTTCGCCCGCTGGGTGACGTCCGGCACGAAGGTCTTCGGCGCCGCCGTCGACTGGTGGATCGCCACGTACTGGGTGTCCGGCGAGAGGAAACCGAGCTGCCAGGCGTTGGAGTTCTCGCGCTTGTACGAGACGACCGTCGCCTTCCACCCCTCGCCGAGGCCCTCGGGGGCAAGCACCGGATACGGTGCCGCCCGCTGAGCCGTCAGGAGCTCGACCCGGTAGTCCTTCGCCTTGACCGGTTCGGCGCTCTCATCATGCGGAATGAAGAGATACATCACTCCCGCGGCGACCAAGATCACCGCGAGCGACTGGAACATTCCGCGTACCGTCTGCCTGCCTCGCATACCTGCCACGCGCACCATGGTCGCATCAAGGGTCCGTGCTCATACGTGGGCCCCTCTGCTCATTTTGTCGACGTACCGATAGAGTCGCAGCACCCTCCCTTAACCGGCCGTCGCCGTACAGAAAGGTGCGTTCCGATGACCGAGCAGCAGAATCTGCCGCCCGAGCTCGTGGTCTCCCCCGAGGC is a window encoding:
- a CDS encoding exodeoxyribonuclease VII small subunit; amino-acid sequence: MAAGTGTDEAALGYEQARDELIEVVRRLEAGGTSLEESLALWERGEELAKVCRRRLEGARARLDASLAAERAAEEAEGASGGDDGDA
- a CDS encoding malonic semialdehyde reductase encodes the protein MSLALDAAAQDLLFREARTANTFTDEPVTDEQVQAIYDLVKYGPTAFNQTPLRITLVRSPEARERLVKHMAEGNQPKTAAAPLVAILSADNEFHEELPALLPHFPQAKDMFFAERPVREQSAVLNAALQAAYFIVGVRAAGLAAGPMTGLDFAGVQKEFLDADHTPLMVINIGKPGEDAWFPRSPRLSFDEVVTTV
- a CDS encoding DUF4245 domain-containing protein, yielding MVRVAGMRGRQTVRGMFQSLAVILVAAGVMYLFIPHDESAEPVKAKDYRVELLTAQRAAPYPVLAPEGLGEGWKATVVSYKRENSNAWQLGFLSPDTQYVAIHQSTAAPKTFVPDVTQRAKNTGRTETVAGQVWQRWEGPKYDALVRVDGGATTVVTGTASFERLTEMVGSLQSKKV